Proteins encoded by one window of bacterium:
- a CDS encoding outer membrane lipoprotein carrier protein LolA — protein MLLALLLAPRMSLAVETVPGGKSVTGAERDRWFEEVRERQKGMTGLSAEVVQRKRSPLLKNEAVSRGKLSFRKPASLRWEVVSPDRMIVVMDGGKVTTYYPKKKEAERRDMQDDFASRAALGFFESGMTGSLRELERRFLVDLFRSDDEVVLRLIPRSKMLSRVLASIRIHQDPVEGRPRRIVVEGARGDRTETTFSRVVVNPEFPPDTFALRLGPEVRVTETGGPERNRIDAP, from the coding sequence ATGCTCCTTGCGCTCCTCCTCGCTCCCCGGATGAGCCTCGCGGTGGAAACCGTACCGGGCGGGAAGTCGGTCACGGGAGCGGAGAGGGACCGGTGGTTCGAGGAGGTCCGCGAACGGCAGAAGGGGATGACCGGCCTGAGCGCCGAGGTGGTGCAGCGGAAGCGGAGCCCGCTCCTGAAGAACGAGGCGGTGAGCCGGGGGAAGCTGTCGTTCCGGAAACCGGCCTCCCTTCGCTGGGAGGTGGTGAGCCCCGATCGAATGATCGTGGTGATGGACGGCGGGAAGGTGACCACCTATTACCCGAAGAAGAAAGAGGCGGAGCGCAGGGACATGCAGGACGATTTCGCGTCCCGCGCCGCGCTGGGCTTTTTCGAATCCGGGATGACCGGCTCCCTCCGCGAGCTGGAACGACGGTTCCTCGTCGACCTTTTCCGGTCGGACGACGAGGTGGTACTGCGATTGATCCCGCGCTCCAAGATGCTGTCCCGCGTCCTCGCATCGATCCGGATCCACCAGGATCCGGTGGAGGGGCGGCCGCGCCGGATCGTGGTCGAGGGGGCGCGCGGGGATCGGACCGAGACGACGTTTTCCAGGGTGGTCGTCAATCCCGAATTTCCCCCGGATACCTTCGCCTTGCGACTGGGGCCCGAGGTCCGGGTCACGGAAACGGGGGGACCGGAACGGAACCGGATCGATGCCCCGTGA
- a CDS encoding radical SAM protein, with product MSTSKRSARCDAAGAEVGGWCGRGGEKVLPVRTTLPKETGSLCPECLRTISAEVFEENGRVMMRKRCSDHGIFTDVIFSDVEMYRRLGEWYFGDGEGFANPADGMGKKCPDRCGICGTHSTHTSLANIDLTARCNLSCTVCFADANRNPYEPSFGQVVEMLRRLRAQRPAPAFAVQFTGGEPTLHPRFLDVVAEARKMGFSHIQAATNGIRFADPDFARRARDAGLHYLYLQMDGTTDDVFRKIRGKALMDTKLRVIDSARKAGLRIIFVPTVVKGVNDHQIGDLFRLAFEHLDVMSGISFQPMTFTGRYPESDRERLRFTLSDLSREFSGQTGLTHPLDDWFPLNAAVPLVRYAGAVTGNAAVNHACHPHCGLMTLFFVGRNREAVPITRFLDLRGLLREVDRLAAGAKASRFKSLSKIRALQAFHRFYREDRAPEGLTFLRFLKTLDGFAEKKYSWDEKYSGHTYKTFYVLGMHFMDAYNYDIERVSRCGVHYSAPDGRIYPFCTYNSGPVHRHRVENAVASS from the coding sequence ATGTCGACGTCGAAGCGGTCCGCACGGTGCGATGCCGCCGGCGCGGAGGTGGGCGGGTGGTGCGGGCGCGGAGGGGAGAAGGTCCTTCCGGTGCGGACGACCCTGCCGAAGGAAACGGGTTCGCTGTGCCCGGAATGTCTCCGCACGATCTCCGCCGAAGTATTCGAGGAAAACGGCAGGGTGATGATGCGGAAACGCTGCTCCGATCACGGGATCTTCACCGACGTCATCTTCTCGGATGTGGAGATGTACCGGCGCCTGGGGGAATGGTATTTCGGGGACGGGGAGGGGTTCGCGAATCCCGCCGACGGGATGGGGAAGAAGTGCCCGGACCGGTGCGGCATCTGCGGGACGCATTCGACGCATACCTCTCTCGCCAACATCGACCTCACCGCCCGCTGCAACCTTTCCTGCACGGTATGCTTCGCGGACGCCAACCGGAACCCGTACGAGCCTTCGTTCGGGCAGGTGGTGGAGATGCTCCGCCGTCTTCGCGCGCAGCGCCCCGCGCCGGCGTTCGCCGTCCAGTTCACGGGAGGCGAGCCCACGCTGCACCCGCGGTTTCTCGATGTCGTGGCCGAAGCGAGGAAAATGGGGTTTTCCCACATCCAGGCGGCGACCAACGGCATCCGGTTCGCCGATCCGGACTTCGCGCGAAGGGCACGGGATGCCGGGCTCCATTACCTGTACCTCCAGATGGACGGAACGACGGACGACGTCTTCCGGAAGATCCGCGGGAAGGCGTTGATGGACACCAAGCTCCGGGTGATCGATTCCGCGCGGAAGGCCGGCCTGCGGATCATCTTCGTTCCCACCGTCGTGAAGGGGGTGAACGACCACCAGATCGGCGACCTCTTCCGCCTGGCGTTCGAACACCTCGACGTGATGTCCGGGATCTCGTTCCAGCCGATGACGTTCACCGGCAGGTATCCGGAATCGGATCGCGAGAGGCTTCGCTTCACACTTTCCGACCTGTCCCGGGAGTTCAGCGGCCAGACCGGACTCACCCACCCCCTGGATGACTGGTTTCCCCTGAACGCAGCGGTTCCGCTGGTCCGGTACGCGGGGGCCGTGACCGGAAACGCGGCGGTGAACCACGCATGCCACCCCCATTGCGGATTGATGACCCTGTTCTTCGTCGGCCGGAACCGGGAGGCCGTCCCGATCACGAGGTTCCTCGATCTCCGGGGACTTCTCCGGGAAGTGGACCGGCTGGCTGCGGGCGCGAAGGCGAGCCGCTTCAAGAGCCTGTCGAAGATCCGCGCCCTGCAGGCGTTTCACCGGTTTTACCGGGAAGACCGGGCGCCGGAAGGGTTGACGTTTCTCCGCTTTCTCAAGACCCTCGACGGATTCGCCGAAAAAAAGTACAGCTGGGACGAGAAGTACTCCGGGCACACCTATAAGACCTTCTACGTCCTCGGGATGCATTTCATGGATGCCTACAATTACGACATCGAGCGCGTGTCGCGCTGCGGCGTCCATTATTCGGCCCCCGACGGGAGAATCTACCCGTTCTGCACCTACAACTCGGGGCCGGTCCACCGCCATCGGGTAGAGAATGCCGTCGCATCTTCCTGA
- a CDS encoding ABC transporter substrate-binding protein, translating into MFRIFRFSILFPVFLMFLAFLALAACAQKLPVDEGRLVIALPGAPVNVDPRVATDAYGEQILQMTHASLVRRDAAGEPVPDLAERWESPDPLTYVFHLRPGLRFHDGRPLTSADVRYTFSWILDAANRSPHRGLYRQIRAIETPDPRTVVFRLTEPFAPFLSTMVRGIVPAGSPARGYAPPVGAGPYRIDDLSPDGEAVLSAYGGYYDGTPAIRAVTVKFVPDSNVRFLELKMGSVNFVLNGVDPDLLPAVEKTGRLVAEEGPGGNVTYLGFNLRDRALSDARVRRAIALAIDRETIVRTIWKGRADLVSSILPPGSWASDPDLPPMPFDPARARRLLDEAGFPDPDGEGPLPRLRLTYKTSQNEVRRRVATVVQEQLRQVGIAVDIQSLEWGTFFSDIKKGSFQIYSLTWVGIADPDIFHHAFHSRSTPPDGANRGGYSDSEVDRLTEAARREPSREKRRGIYHRVQRILARDLPVFPLWAARNLLVRDRRLSGFRITPDESYAPVRAMRIVPDSPSPPAGGRR; encoded by the coding sequence ATGTTCCGTATCTTCCGGTTCTCCATCCTTTTCCCGGTGTTCCTCATGTTCCTTGCTTTCCTGGCGCTTGCCGCATGCGCGCAGAAATTGCCGGTCGACGAGGGGAGGCTCGTGATCGCGCTGCCGGGGGCGCCGGTGAACGTCGACCCGCGGGTGGCGACCGATGCCTACGGCGAACAGATCCTCCAGATGACGCACGCCTCCCTCGTCCGTCGCGACGCCGCCGGCGAGCCGGTCCCCGATCTCGCGGAACGATGGGAATCGCCCGACCCGCTCACGTACGTCTTCCACCTTCGCCCGGGGTTGCGGTTCCACGACGGACGGCCTCTCACCTCCGCCGACGTGCGGTACACCTTCTCCTGGATCCTCGATGCCGCGAACCGGTCCCCCCACCGCGGGCTCTACCGGCAGATCCGCGCGATCGAGACTCCCGACCCCCGGACGGTCGTCTTCCGTCTCACCGAGCCGTTCGCCCCGTTCCTCTCCACGATGGTCCGCGGGATCGTACCCGCGGGAAGCCCCGCGCGCGGCTATGCGCCTCCCGTCGGCGCGGGACCGTACAGGATCGACGACCTCTCGCCCGACGGCGAGGCGGTCCTTTCGGCGTACGGCGGATATTACGACGGCACTCCTGCGATCCGCGCGGTGACCGTAAAGTTCGTCCCCGACAGCAACGTGCGCTTCCTCGAGCTGAAGATGGGGAGCGTCAACTTCGTCCTGAACGGGGTCGACCCCGACCTGCTCCCGGCGGTGGAGAAGACCGGACGGCTCGTCGCGGAGGAGGGTCCCGGGGGGAACGTCACGTACCTCGGTTTCAATCTCCGGGACCGGGCGCTGTCCGACGCGAGGGTGCGGCGAGCGATCGCGCTGGCGATCGACCGGGAGACGATCGTACGGACGATCTGGAAGGGGCGCGCCGACCTCGTCTCCTCGATCCTTCCCCCGGGTTCGTGGGCGAGCGATCCGGATCTTCCCCCGATGCCGTTCGATCCGGCGCGCGCCCGGAGGCTGCTCGACGAGGCCGGGTTCCCGGATCCGGACGGCGAGGGTCCTCTCCCACGCCTCCGGTTGACGTACAAGACGTCGCAGAACGAAGTGCGCCGGCGCGTCGCGACCGTGGTCCAGGAACAGCTCCGGCAGGTCGGTATTGCCGTTGATATCCAATCCCTTGAGTGGGGAACCTTCTTCTCCGACATCAAGAAAGGATCTTTCCAGATCTACAGCCTTACCTGGGTGGGGATCGCGGATCCCGACATCTTCCATCACGCGTTCCATTCCCGGAGCACTCCCCCCGACGGCGCGAATCGCGGGGGGTACTCCGACTCCGAGGTGGATCGCCTGACGGAGGCCGCGCGGCGAGAACCGTCCCGGGAAAAACGCCGGGGGATATACCACCGGGTGCAACGGATCCTCGCGCGCGACCTGCCCGTGTTTCCGTTGTGGGCGGCCAGGAACCTGCTGGTCCGGGACCGCAGGCTCTCGGGATTCCGGATTACCCCGGATGAAAGCTACGCGCCCGTCCGCGCGATGCGGATCGTCCCGGATTCGCCGTCGCCCCCGGCCGGAGGACGTCGATGA